From Daphnia pulicaria isolate SC F1-1A chromosome 11, SC_F0-13Bv2, whole genome shotgun sequence, the proteins below share one genomic window:
- the LOC124315638 gene encoding uncharacterized protein LOC124315638 isoform X1 — protein MVDIKAQHYCLNTHHQPMLLQLTPPRLHTSCIKGEKKLSRHDNNFRAQIVTNCLLHHNQFVIMVNSGAVLLFGVLSLKVGSTKGLLMSSGHGGDQATEAKDYNTEAPKYYTTKATEYYTTSYAATTYYAEAPKFYSVLSYHTIKEAEHYARNASATYYMEIPKC, from the exons ATGGTGGATATCAAAGCACAACATTACTGTCTTAATACTCATCATCAACCAATGCTGCTCCAgcttacaccaccaaggctcca TACAAGTTgcataaaaggagagaaaaagcttTCCCGACACGACAACAACTTCCGCGCACAAATTGTCACCAACTGCCTTCTTCATC ACAACCAGTTCGTAATCATGG TTAATTCTGGCGCCGTGCTGCTGTTTGGTGTCTTATCGTTGAAGGTTGGGTCGACCAAGGGTTTACTGATGTCTTCTGGTCATGGTGGAGACCAAGCAACAGAAGCGAAAGATTACAACACCGAGGCCCCCAA gtactacaccaccaaggcaacTGAGTATTACACCACTTCTTACGCTGCTACCACCTACTACGCCGAAGCTCCGAAGTTTTACTCTGTGCTGAGTTACCACACCATTAAGGAAGCCGAACATTACGCCAGAAACGCTTCTGCAACTTACTACATGGAGATTCCTAAATGCTAG
- the LOC124315638 gene encoding uncharacterized protein LOC124315638 isoform X2 → MLLRDASLKSPINSGAVLLFGVLSLKVGSTKGLLMSSGHGGDQATEAKDYNTEAPKYYTTKATEYYTTSYAATTYYAEAPKFYSVLSYHTIKEAEHYARNASATYYMEIPKC, encoded by the exons ATGCTGCTGCGAGATGCATCACTAAAGAGCCCGA TTAATTCTGGCGCCGTGCTGCTGTTTGGTGTCTTATCGTTGAAGGTTGGGTCGACCAAGGGTTTACTGATGTCTTCTGGTCATGGTGGAGACCAAGCAACAGAAGCGAAAGATTACAACACCGAGGCCCCCAA gtactacaccaccaaggcaacTGAGTATTACACCACTTCTTACGCTGCTACCACCTACTACGCCGAAGCTCCGAAGTTTTACTCTGTGCTGAGTTACCACACCATTAAGGAAGCCGAACATTACGCCAGAAACGCTTCTGCAACTTACTACATGGAGATTCCTAAATGCTAG
- the LOC124315638 gene encoding uncharacterized protein LOC124315638 isoform X3 has protein sequence MVNSGAVLLFGVLSLKVGSTKGLLMSSGHGGDQATEAKDYNTEAPKYYTTKATEYYTTSYAATTYYAEAPKFYSVLSYHTIKEAEHYARNASATYYMEIPKC, from the exons ATGG TTAATTCTGGCGCCGTGCTGCTGTTTGGTGTCTTATCGTTGAAGGTTGGGTCGACCAAGGGTTTACTGATGTCTTCTGGTCATGGTGGAGACCAAGCAACAGAAGCGAAAGATTACAACACCGAGGCCCCCAA gtactacaccaccaaggcaacTGAGTATTACACCACTTCTTACGCTGCTACCACCTACTACGCCGAAGCTCCGAAGTTTTACTCTGTGCTGAGTTACCACACCATTAAGGAAGCCGAACATTACGCCAGAAACGCTTCTGCAACTTACTACATGGAGATTCCTAAATGCTAG